The following proteins come from a genomic window of Eubalaena glacialis isolate mEubGla1 chromosome X, mEubGla1.1.hap2.+ XY, whole genome shotgun sequence:
- the GSPT2 gene encoding eukaryotic peptide chain release factor GTP-binding subunit ERF3B has protein sequence MDPGSSSSSDSAPDCWDQVDMEAPGLAPSGDRAASAAAAAAAEAQREPLSSAFSRQLNVNAKPFVPNVHAAEFVPSFLRGPCQPQTPPADAPGIDETCPGAGDPQGKRLGRGAPVEHSKEEQLVWHEGSNSAVTMELSEPVVENGEVEMVLEESWEHNKEVSEAEPGGSSLGDSGPPEESGQEMIEKEEIRKSKSVVVPSGAPKKEHVNVVFIGHVDAGKSTIGGQIMFLTGMVDKRTLEKYEREAKEKNRETWYLSWALDTNQEERDKGKTVEVGRAYFETEKKHFTILDAPGHKSFVPNMIGGASQADLAVLVISARKGEFETGFEKGGQTREHAMLAKTAGVKYLIVLINKMDDPTVNWSSERYEECKEKLVPFLKKVGFSPKKDIHFMPCSGLTGANIKEQSDFCPWYTGLPFIPYLDNMPNFNRSIDGPIRLPIVDKYKDMGTVVLGKLESGSIFKGQQLVMMPNKHNVEVLGILSDDAETDYVAPGENLKIRLKGIEEEEILPGFILCDPNNLCHSGRTFDVQIVIIEHKSIICPGYNAVLHIHTCIEEVEITALISLVDKKSGEKSKTRPRFVKQDQVCIARLRTAGTICLETFKDFPQMGRFTLRDEGKTIAIGKVLKLVPEKD, from the coding sequence ATGGATccgggcagcagcagcagcagcgactCGGCTCCCGACTGCTGGGACCAGGTGGACATGGAAGCACCGGGTTTGGCCCCGAGCGGGGACCGAGCCGCctcggcggctgcggcggcggcggccgaggcCCAGCGTGAGCCCCTCAGCTCGGCCTTCAGCCGACAGCTCAACGTCAACGCCAAACCCTTCGTGCCTAACGTCCACGCCGCGGAGTTCGTGCCGTCCTTCCTGCGGGGCCCGTGCCAGCCGCAGACCCCCCCGGCCGACGCCCCCGGCATCGATGAAACCTGCCCCGGCGCGGGCGACCCTCAAGGTAAAAGGCTGGGACGGGGGGCACCTGTGGAACATTCCAAAGAGGAACAGCTAGTGTGGCATGAAGGTTCCAATTCAGCCGTTACCATGGAACTTTCGGAACCTGTTGTAGAAAATGGAGAGGTGGAGATGGTCTTAGAAGAATCATGGGAGCACAATAAAGAAGTAAGTGAAGCTGAGCCAGGGGGTAGTTCCTTGGGAGATTCGGGGCCCCCAGAAGAAAGTGGCCAGGAAATGATTgagaaagaggaaatcagaaaatcgAAATCTGTGGTCGTACCCTCAGGTGCTCCTAAAAAAGAACACGTAAATGTGGTATTCATTGGGCATGTAGATGCTGGAAAGTCAACCATTGGAGGACAGATCATGTTTTTGACAGGAATGGTTGACAAAAGGACACTTGAGAAATATGAAAGAgaagctaaagaaaaaaacagagaaacttgGTATTTGTCCTGGGCCTTAGATACAAATCAGGAAGAACGAGACAAGGGTAAAACAGTAGAAGTGGGTCGTGCCTAttttgaaacagaaaagaaacatttcacaattttagATGCCCCTGGCCACAAGAGTTTTGTCCCAAATATGATTGGTGGTGCTTCTCAAGCTGATTTGGCTGTACTGGTAATCTCTGCCAGGAAAGGAGAGTTTGAGACTGGATTTGAAAAAGGTGGACAGACAAGAGAACATGCGATGTTGGCAAAAACAGCAGGGGTGAAATATTTAATAGTGCTTATTAATAAGATGGATGATCCCACAGTAAATTGGAGCAGCGAGAGATATGAAGAATGTAAAGAAAAGCTAGTGCCCTTTTTGAAGAAAGTCGGCTTCAGTCCCAAAAAGGACATTCACTTTATGCCCTGCTCAGGGCTTACCGGGGCAAATATTAAAGAGCAATCAGATTTCTGCCCTTGGTACACTGGATTACCATTCATTCCGTATTTGGATAATATGCCAAACTTCAACAGATCCATTGATGGACCAATTAGACTGCCAATTGTGGATAAGTACAAGGATATGGGCACTGTGGTCCTGGGAAAGCTGGAATCAGGatccatttttaaaggccagCAGCTTGTGATGATGCCAAATAAGCACAATGTGGAAGTTCTTGGAATACTTTCTGATGATGCTGAAACTGATTATGTAGCCCCAGGTGAAAACCTTAAAATCAGACTGAAGGGAATTGAAGAAGAAGAGATTCTTCCAGGATTCATACTCTGTGATCCTAATAATCTTTGCCATTCTGGACGCACATTTGATGTTCAGATAGTGATTATTGAGCACAAGTCCATCATCTGCCCAGGTTATAATGCGGTGCTGCACATTCATACTTGTATTGAGGAAGTTGAGATAACAGCCTTAATCTCCTTGGTAGATAAAAAATCAGGAGAAAAGAGTAAGACACGGCCCCGCTTCGTGAAACAAGATCAAGTGTGCATTGCCCGTTTAAGGACAGCAGGAACTATCTGCCTTGAGACATTCAAAGATTTTCCTCAAATGGGTCGTTTTACTTTAAGAGATGAGGGTAAGACCATTGCGATTGGAAAAGTTCTGAAACTGGTCCCAGAGAAGGACTAA